Proteins from one Cryptomeria japonica chromosome 4, Sugi_1.0, whole genome shotgun sequence genomic window:
- the LOC131074148 gene encoding cysteine-rich receptor-like protein kinase 10: protein MKYNSLPSLSYKGTTFLRTLLILLFVINFSKVVCTYVSHTCDNSSTFTNGSTYSTNLNLVIKDLYLNAPKSLGFNTSFHGQSPNKVYGLLQCTGNISAERCSKCAMEAKNTIHDLCPNDIGGKIWLDDCFMRYRNSNFISTLDTTGFHLLNTVDISTSRDAFENTTSSLLSNLSDKAYIPANKGFAAGTAKYNATGILYGLVQCWRDISIKDCRTCLAKARANLSDCCSTKEGAQFQSGSCKARFEIYYFFRSVESPSPSPSPSPEEYIHPTTSSLETKSSATLPIVLGLVGGIILALFIALIIFRKRVKSLFFKEPISVATPNQEIQWFPPETGLMQDQNLIYSLEALVEATENFHENSKLGEGGFGVVYKGITRDGNEIAVKKLSAKSKQGKKEFMNEVKLVANVQHRNLASLLGCCVEGNERLLVYNYFPNKSLDTFLFDPEKRKELDWQKRYNIIIGIARGLLYLHQESQLRIIHRDIKANNILLDHKLNPKIADFGLAKLFPEDKTHIHTRVAGTYGYMPPEYAMRGQLSVKVDVYSFGVVLLEIVSGRKNNDNHLPYDMQHLVEWAWTLFQGGNALNMVDSEASGANQEKVLRCIHVGLLCVQANAALRPVMSDVITMISSSSVTLPNPANPAFVSTGESHSPKPEAKSMSSWGIHEHKIVTTSQISGATTSSSSGIRSVNDASITEVEPR from the exons atGAAGTACaactctttgccttctctttcttaCAAAGGAACAACTTTTCTTCGAACCCTCCTCATTTTGCTGTTTGTAATCAATTTTTCTAAAGTTGTATGCACCTACGTATCGCACACATGCGATAATTCCTCAACTTTCACCAATGGCAGCACCTATTCCACAAACTTAAACCTAGTTATCAAGGATCTGTATCTTAATGCACCTAAAAGTCTAGGGTTTAACACTTCTTTCCATGGCCAATCTCCAAATAAGGTCTATGGTCTGCTCCAGTGCACTGGAAATATATCAGCAGAGAGATGCTCAAAATGTGCAATGGAAGCAAAGAACACCATTCACGACCTTTGCCCCAACGACATAGGTGGGAAAATATGGTTGGATGACTGCTTTATGCGCTATCGGAACTCTAATTTCATTTCAACACTAGATACTACAGGATTTCACTTGTTGAACACGGTGGATATTAGTACAAGTAGAGATGCTTTCGAGAACACAACCAGCAGCCTTCTGTCGAATCTGTCAGACAAAGCTTACATCCCTGCAAATAAGGGTTTCGCTGCTGGAACAGCCAAATATAATGCTACTGGTATATTATATGGTTTAGTTCAGTGTTGGAGAGATATATCGATAAAAGATTGTAGAACATGCTTGGCTAAAGCAAGAGCAAATCTGAGCGATTGCTGTTCTACAAAAGAAGGAGCCCAGTTTCAGAGCGGGAGCTGCAAGGCAAGATTTGAGATTTACTACTTTTTCCGTTCCGTAGAGTCGCCCTCGCCCTCGCCCTCTCCCTCCCCTGAGGAGTACATACATCCAACTACTTCCTCCCTAGAGA CAAAGTCGTCAGCAACATTACCTATCGTTTTGGGGCTTGTCGGAGGAATCATTCTGGCATTATTTATTGCTCTGATCATATTCAGAAAAAGAGTTAAATCTCTTTTCTTTAAGGAACCAATAAGTGTTGCTACTCCTAACCAAG AGATACAGTGGTTTCCCCCCGAAACTGGGTTAATGCAAGACCAAAATTTGATCTACAGCTTGGAAGCTCTAGTAGAAGCAACAGAAAATTTCCATGAGAACAGTAAACTTGGAGAGGGAGGCTTTGGTGTGGTATACAAG ggGATAACTAGAGATGGAAATGAGATAGCAGTGAAGAAACTTTCTGCCAAATCTAAACAAGGCAAGAAAGAATTTATGAATGAAGTAAAACTGGTGGCCAATGTTCAGCACCGAAACCTTGCGAGCTTGCTAGGCTGTTGTGTAGAGGGAAATGAAAGGTTGCTTGTTTATAACTATTTTCCCAACAAGAGCTTAGACACGTTTCTTTTTG ATCCAGAGAAGCGTAAAGAGTTAGATTGGCAAAAGCGATATAATATCATCATTGGAATTGCCCGTGGGCTTCTCTACCTTCACCAAGAATCGCAATTGAGAATCATTCATAGAGATATTAAAGCAAACAATATCTTGCTTGACCACAAACTCAATCCGAAGATAGCTGACTTTGGTCTAGCTAAACTTTTTCCTGAAGACAAGACACATATCCATACAAGAGTTGCAGGCACATA TGGTTACATGCCTCCAGAGTATGCAATGCGAGGGCAACTGTCAGTTAAAGTAGACGTTTACAGTTTTGGAGTAGTGCTGCTCGAGATAGTTAGTGGAAGGAAAAACAATGATAATCATCTTCCCTATGATATGCAACACCTTGTAGAATGG GCATGGACACTATTCCAGGGAGGAAATGCGCTGAATATGGTAGACTCAGAGGCATCAGGAGCCAATCAAGAGAAAGTCTTAAGATGCATTCATGTTGGGCTTCTGTGTGTACAAGCAAATGCAGCACTTCGTCCAGTTATGTCTGATGTTATTACGATGATCTCTAGCAGTTCAGTGACTTTGCCAAATCCTGCAAACCCTGCTTTTGTAAGTACAGGTGAGAGCCATTCTCCCAAACCAGAAGCAAAGTCAATGTCAAGTTGGGGGATTCACGAGCATAAAATCGTAACAACATCACAGATTTCTGGGGCAACTACGTCATCTTCATCAGGGATTCGTTCAGTAAACGACGCTTCCATTACAGAAGTAGAACCTAGGTGA